The following are encoded together in the Plasmodium malariae genome assembly, chromosome: 1 genome:
- the PmUG01_01015100 gene encoding conserved Plasmodium protein, unknown function, whose translation MKDLSKSGIYSKQFSLSQNKHNSRLEKRLSGLHFSIELQKNEKIEKLNEKINALEEKLVEMNENSNRTFERLNEKLNDIKMDVNNYKAELEEFKNDHQMKLQALEQKAEDFINKEKEEWNKLKIKLIKDFQNKASLLKEEITEEYDLLEEKEDSLKKYYDCEINNLKSIVQNEISERVKTEKEILRDVDDKINEIIKIIKNEKITRENYSENLVSLIEQYFSRIKKEIDKERLERKDTEETLVHLMEEALDKIGIPFA comes from the exons ATGA AAGATTTAAGTAAGAGCGGAATTTATAGTAAACAGTTTTCCTTAAGCCAGAACAAGCACAATAGt AGGCTTGAGAAAAGATTAAGTGGGTTACACTTTAGCATTGAGTTgcagaaaaatgaaaaaatagaa aaattaaatgaaaagatCAACGCATTAGAGGAGAAGCTTGTGGAAATGAACGAAAACTCTAATAGGACATTCGAAAGATTGAATGAAAAG CTTAACGATATTAAAATGgatgttaataattataaagctGAGTTGGAGGAATTTAAAAATGACCACCAAATGAAATTACAAGCCCTTGAGCAAAA AGCGGAAGATTTTATAAACAAAGAAAAGGAAGAGTGGAACaaacttaaaataaaattgataaaagattttcaaaataaagcTAGCTTATTAAA GGAGGAGATTACAGAGGAATATGACCTTCTGGAGGAAAAGGAAGATtcgttaaaaaaatattatgac TGCGAGATTAACAATCTGAAATCTATTGttcaaaatgaaataagCGAAAGGGTAAAAACAGAAAAGGAAATTCTAAGGGATGTAGATGACAAAATAAacgaaattattaaaattattaagaatGAGAAAATTACAAG agAAAATTATTCTGAAAATTTAGTATCCCTTATTGAGCAATACTTttcaagaataaaaaaagaaatagataaa GAACGACTGGAAAGGAAAGATACGGAAGAAACCCTAGTTCATCTAATGGAAGAAGCTTTGGATAAAATAGGCATACCTTttgcataa
- the PmUG01_01015300 gene encoding conserved Plasmodium protein, unknown function — MLKKKKKDTNLKEKLKNVVNGMTDKSSEKGQKKTVEKSDDYDIKYLEEKENEIEKISRKIYEENSKIKKINLHHKIIKEELEKKQLIDQTDKKKKNSLDYYQKITVKLQNNINNIEEYTNNITNDINILKSIIDDERNERIIYNNNMKILINEYNTLKKSISNLTLQEKEQASQNEKLKFELNELNKEKDTIEKKHREDFKTLQQKLKEQKILSSEQKIHELIKMKNNIKGRKKSNKTMEHEREVEEDDEEEEEDDTVRQITEKHYGSNSNSGNISDNNSNNNNDNNFESAMNNAYLIEDYEDEKKKKLNAKIVLLKKLCLRILFINEYQKQNIKKLEENIENMNSAINSINLLTSKKGDFDHIIINLNASKDKNYSLISRINLLNYETNVLIKLNKKMKEKFRNINVDNDEIINLKKEITSKMNDKMTYIKTSLLNNQETCKLKKKCFHECLTYLKYLYEFIKKYENNNDKLNLRNQIINKERNFHFSYIHKYNEEILVDENHLNDFLIFIEKYIYALNFYLPTPPFNYKQFLIENPNFHNIPFNSMDYYQTNASNQLHEFISTENINIKNEPIKTEMVLPHSNESYITADRNAMNNDNSNNLSMHSSTKNINNNDEEETVNVEHTKELNKHLENREITNKGEDNELDEVNQRGEDDVLSGNEKEEQHDHNMERDKEAQNTSEHRMKEGHNLDVKEESHNVDVKEENQNVDVKEENHNVNEEEEGQNVYIEEEKYNLEDIKEEIHNLEDVQEKSYNLDDAKKEGHNLDDVQEESNNLDNVKEESNNLDDVKEEGHNLEDVQEEGHNLEDEKTNNSNLQKEIEQDNILQNDKKEDNLQIEKEDNNLHSKIEDDNTNIDKEDNKAHNDSEDDKAHIDNEDSKAQSEEEKSVKTNEGNENYMLSHFSSRNIEYDELKEEIPSELLISKYDSSKNNTTTTN; from the coding sequence ATgctaaagaaaaaaaaaaaagatacaaatttaaaagaaaaattaaaaaatgtagtgAATGGAATGACTGATAAAAGCTCAGAAAAGGGGCAGAAAAAGACGGTGGAAAAATCAGACGATTAtgacataaaatatttagaggaaaaggaaaatgaaaTCGAAAAAATATCtcgtaaaatatatgaagaaaatagtaaaataaaaaaaataaacttacATCATAAAATAATCAAGGAAGAGTTAGAAAAGAAACAATTAATTGATCAaacagataaaaaaaagaaaaattccCTTGACTATTACCAAAAAATTACTGTGAAATTgcagaataatataaataacattgAAGAGTacacaaataatattaccaacgatataaatattttaaaaagtattatagATGATGAAAGGAATGAGAGAATTATATACAACAATAACATGAAAATTCtaattaatgaatataacacattaaaaaaaagtatcaGCAATTTAACATTACAGGAAAAAGAACAAGCTTCCCAAAACGAGAAGCTAAAATTCGAGCTAAATGAActgaataaagaaaaagatactATAGAAAAAAAGCACAGAGAAGATTTTAAAACACTAcagcaaaaattaaaagagcaaaaaattttatcctcagaacaaaaaatacacgaattgataaaaatgaaaaacaataTTAAGGGCAGGaaaaaaagcaataaaaCTATGGAACATGAAAGAGAAGTAGAAGAGGACGATGAAGAAGAGGAGGAAGACGATACGGTGAGACAAATAACAGAAAAACACTACGgcagtaacagtaacagtgGTAATATCAGTGacaataacagtaacaataacaatgaCAATAACTTCGAAAGCGCTATGAATAATGCCTACCTAATTGAAGACTATGAAGacgaaaagaagaaaaaattgaacgCAAAAATTGTGCTCCTAAAAAAATTGTGTCTAAGgatattattcattaatgAATATCAAAAACAGAACATCAAAAAGTTAgaagaaaatatagaaaatatgaacagtgCAATTAActctataaatttattaacatcTAAAAAAGGAGATTTCGACCATATCATAATAAACTTAAATGCGTCAAAGGACAAGAATTATAGTCTCATATCAAGAATAAATCTATTAAATTATGAGACAAacgtattaataaaattaaataaaaaaatgaaggaaaaatttagaaatataaatgttgataatgatgaaattattaatttaaaaaaagaaattactaGCAAAATGAATGATAAAATGACCTATATTAAAACTTCTCTACTTAATAATCAAGAAAcgtgtaaattaaaaaaaaaatgttttcatGAATGTTTaacttatttaaaatatttatatgaatttattaagaaatatgaaaataataacgataaattaaatttaagaaaccaaattataaataaagaaagaaatTTCCATTTCAGTTATATTCATAAGtataatgaagaaatattAGTTGATGAAAATCATTTAAATGActtcttaatatttattgaaaagtATATCTATGCACTTAACTTTTACCTTCCTACACCtccatttaattataaacaaTTTCTTATAGAAAATCCCAATTTTCATAACATCCCCTTCAATTCTATGGATTATTACCAAACCAATGCATCCAACCAATTGCACGAATTCATTTCTacagaaaatataaacattaaaaatgaacCCATCAAAACTGAAATGGTGCTTCCACATAGCAATGAAAGTTATATTACCGCTGATAGAAATGCTATGAATAATGACAATAGCAATAATTTATCAATGCATTCTTCCaccaaaaatattaacaacaatgatgaagaagaaaCAGTAAATGTAGAACACACAAAAGAACTAAATAAACATTTAGAAAATAGAGAAATTACGAATAAAGGAGAAGACAATGAACTAGATGAGGTCAATCAAAGGGGGGAAGATGATGTATTATCAGGAAATGAAAAGGAGGAGCAGCATGATCATAACATGGAAAGAGACAAAGAGGCGCAGAATACTTCAGAACATAGAATGAAAGAGGGTCATAACTTAGATGTAAAAGAGGAGAGTCATAACGTAGATGTAAAAGAGGAAAATCAAAATGTAGATGTAAAAGAGGAGAATCATAACGTAAATGAAGAAGAGGAGGGTCAAAACGTATATATAGAAGAGGAGAAATATAATTTGGAGGATATAAAAGAGGAGATCCATAATTTGGAAGACGTACAAGAGAAGAGTTACAATTTGGATGATGCAAAAAAGGAGGGTCATAATTTGGATGATGTACAAGAGGAGAGTAATAATTTGGATAATGTAAAAGAGGAGAGTAATAATTTGGATGATGTAAAAGAGGAGGGTCATAATTTGGAAGACGTACAAGAGGAGGGTCATAACTTAGAAGATGAGAAAACAAACAACAGCAACTtgcaaaaagaaatagagCAAGATAATATCTtacaaaatgataaaaaagagGATAATTTGCAAATCGAAAAAGAAGACAACAATTTACACAGCAAAATAGAAGATGACAATACAAACATCGATAAAGAAGATAATAAAGCACATAATGATAGCGAAGATGACAAAGCACATATTGATAACGAAGATAGCAAGGCACAAAgcgaagaagaaaaaagtgTTAAAACAAATGAAGGAAATGAGAATTATATGTTAAGTCATTTCAGCTCTCGCAATATTGAATATGATGAACTGAAAGAGGAAATTCCAAGTGAACTCTTAATTAGCAAATACGATTCTTCTAAAAACAATACAACCACCACAAATTAG
- the PmUG01_01015200 gene encoding conserved Plasmodium protein, unknown function gives MKPISKCLVFFVLLNVVCKGVVKCSDGITNNDNISKNENKMNTLGIFFKKDDNKGCTGAVEQKLINGEKFLKNDYHHHMEKVDEELNKSAEDSIRIRSNQPKELLIHLFKGDKNNVASNDFYKVLLDCAKVSSAKPYLIDICVTKYLKKYNIEFSPTCLSCFSTFIGCSFISCNKQCAKDQCNNECKSCTEKNCFRSLLNCTKLDALPDPCK, from the coding sequence atgaagccCATATCAAAGTGtttagttttttttgttctactTAATGTAGTATGTAAAGGTGTTGTAAAATGCTCAGATGGAATAACTAACAACgataatatttcaaaaaatgaaaacaaaatgaatactttaggcattttttttaaaaaggatgATAACAAAGGGTGTACAGGAGCAGTTGAACAAAAGTTAATAAATGGAGAGAAGTTTTTAAAGAATGATTATCATCATCATATGGAAAAAGTTGATGAGGAATTGAACAAAAGTGCAGAAGATTCAATAAGAATAAGAAGCAATCAACCAAAAGAacttttaattcatttatttaaaggAGATAAGAATAATGTAGCATCTAATGATTTTTACAAAGTACTCCTTGATTGTGCAAAAGTGTCATCAGCTAAGCCATATTTAATAGATATTTGtgtaacaaaatatttaaaaaaatataacattgaGTTTTCACCTACATGTTTAAGTTGCTTCTCCACATTCATAGGATGTTCTTTTATATCTTGTAACAAACAATGTGCAAAAGATCAGTGTAATAATGAATGTAAATCCTGTACAGAGAAAAACTGCTTCAGGAGCTTATTAAACTGTACTAAATTGGATGCATTGCCAGATCCCTGCAAATAG